GAACAGTACGATCACAAAGACCGTGAGGCGTGGCGCTCGCAGCACTTGCACGAACAGGTTGTGATAGAAATTGTGAAATGCTTCCCAGACAACGTTCTGGGTTTCCTTCATCCCTTTGCGAAGAAGATAAGAGCAGAGAACCGGGGAAAGCATTACCGCCAGAATAATCGCCACGGTCAGCGCGTACGCGTAGGTGTGTGACATGGGCGAAAAAATCGCCCCCTCGACACCTTTCATCGTGAAGAGCGGCAGAAACGCGATCAGAAAAATCAGCGTTGAATAGAACATCGGTCCCCCGACCTCGGTGGACGCGCGGCGGATGCAGTCGAGGGTGCCGCCGGGGGAGTCTTCGGTCGTCAAGTGCCGATAGATATTCTCGACCACGATGATGGTCGAATCGATGATAATTCCGAAGTCAACCGCGCCAAGCGACAGGAGGTTCGCTGGCGTACCGGTGAGATAAAGCAGAATGAACGCACCGAACATCGCAAGCGGAATATTGACTGCCGCGATAATTGCGGTGCGCAGATTGCCCAGAAAAAAAATTAAGACCAGAAAAACCAGCAGCATCCCCAGCGACAGGTTTTCCAGTACCGTGCGGAGCGTGGTGTGGACCAGCTCAGTGCGGTCGTAGTACGGTACGACCTTGTAGCCTTTTGGCATGAGTCCAGTGGTGTTCAGCTCCTTGGTTTTTTCCTGGACTCCCTTGAGGGTCTTGAGCGTATTCCCGTACTTGCGCATCAGGACGATGCCGGTGACTACTTCCGGCTGATAGTTCATCCCCACGATGCCGAGCCGGGGTGACCAGCCAACCGACACGTCGGCGACGTCGCTAATCCGGATGGGAGTCGATTTGTTGGAGGTGAGCACGATGTTGCGAATGTCATCGAGATTCTCAATGAGACCCAATCCACGAACGTCAAATGCCTGCTCCCCTACGTTGAGATAGCTCCCACCGGAGTTGACGTTCGAGTTCTGAATGGAGCTGATCACCTGAGAGAGCGGAATCACATAGTGATTGAGTTTCTGGGGATCCACCTCCACGTGATATTCCTTCGTCAATCCGCCGAAGCCCGACACGTCGAGCACGCCGGGTACGGTCTTGAACTGCTTTTCACAAATCCAGTCCTGGACTTCTTTTTCTTTGACTAGATCGTGGTTGGGTCCCTCTACCGTGTAGCGGTAAATCTCGCCGATCGGGTTTTCCGGTGAAAGGCCGGGAGTGATTCCCTGCGGGAGAGTCACGAACTGGAGCTGGTTGATGGTCTGGATGCGATTAAACTCGTAGTCGCTATCCCAATCGAAGTAGAGACGAACGTCTGACAAGCCGTAGAGGGAGATCGACTCCATCGATTTCAGATAGAGCATTCCGCTCATTCCGAACTCGGTCGGAACGGTAACGAGCTTCTCCACTTCCTCGGCGCTGAGCCCGGTCGGAAGCGTTAGCACCTCGGTCATCGGCTGGACCGGGTCGGGATAGGCTTCGATGTCCAACTGGCTGAATGCGAAGATTCCCCCGACCAGCAGCATCACGGCGGCACCGAGCACGACGATGCGCTCGCGGAGCGCCAGTGCCATCAAGATCTGGATCATTGCTGCCTACCACTCCACGGACGGCTCAGCCCAGCCATGCTAAGAGCTTTCCCCGTGTGCTTGATGCCAGAGCGCGTTTACTTGTAGTGCTCCCTGCACGACCACGCGGTCGCCTGGATTCAGCCCTGAAATCACCCGTGCGTAACCTTGCCGGTTCCAGGTGGCGATGTGGACGGTGCGCCGGTCCAAGAGATGGTTGCCAGTATCGACGTACACGAAATAGTTTTCAGATTCGAAGATCAGCGCGTCCAGCGGCACCACTAGCGCCGCTCCAGGACGCACCACGATCTTCACTCGTGCCAGCATTTGCGGCTTCAACTTGAAGTTGGGATTTTTGACCTCGCATCGGATCTCGACCACGTGGGAGTTGGGATCGACGTTGGGGCTAATCCGCGCGATGGTACCGTGGAACACTTCGTCAGGGTAAGCGGTGGTGACCGCTTCAAGCTCCTGTCCAACCCGCACTCGAGCCAGGTCGTCTTCGTAGATGTCCGCGGTGATCCACACGTCCTCGAGGGTGCCGAGTGAGTACAAGACGTCGCCCGGATTGACCGCCGAGCCGCGCAGAGCCTGATTCTGCACCACGTTGCCGCTGATCGGCGCGTGCATCACAAAGTTGGGCGCGGCGGTTTTTATCGCCGCGATTTGCTCGGGTTCGATCCCGAGAAGCTCGAGCTTGTGCCTGGCAGCGTCGAGCATCGAGAGCACAAATTCGTCGCTGTTCGGACCCGCCTGCGACATGGTCGTAGAGGTTACTTTGGCCTGCAGATATTCGGCCTCAGCTGTCATGATGTCCGGGCTGTAGAGCGTGGCGATCGCCTGCCCGCGGTGGACGTAGTCCCATTGCGAGACGCGGACTTCCTCGATCCGCCCGGTCACGCGCGAAATAATCGAGGCGACCTTGCGGTCATCGAAGGTGATCTGACCGCTGGTCTCCAGGATGCCGGGCAATGCCACCAAACTCACCGTGGCAAAGGTGGTGCCCGCCAGATTGGCGGGTTGCATTTGCATCAACACAGGTCCC
The nucleotide sequence above comes from Candidatus Binataceae bacterium. Encoded proteins:
- a CDS encoding CusA/CzcA family heavy metal efflux RND transporter, with amino-acid sequence MIQILMALALRERIVVLGAAVMLLVGGIFAFSQLDIEAYPDPVQPMTEVLTLPTGLSAEEVEKLVTVPTEFGMSGMLYLKSMESISLYGLSDVRLYFDWDSDYEFNRIQTINQLQFVTLPQGITPGLSPENPIGEIYRYTVEGPNHDLVKEKEVQDWICEKQFKTVPGVLDVSGFGGLTKEYHVEVDPQKLNHYVIPLSQVISSIQNSNVNSGGSYLNVGEQAFDVRGLGLIENLDDIRNIVLTSNKSTPIRISDVADVSVGWSPRLGIVGMNYQPEVVTGIVLMRKYGNTLKTLKGVQEKTKELNTTGLMPKGYKVVPYYDRTELVHTTLRTVLENLSLGMLLVFLVLIFFLGNLRTAIIAAVNIPLAMFGAFILLYLTGTPANLLSLGAVDFGIIIDSTIIVVENIYRHLTTEDSPGGTLDCIRRASTEVGGPMFYSTLIFLIAFLPLFTMKGVEGAIFSPMSHTYAYALTVAIILAVMLSPVLCSYLLRKGMKETQNVVWEAFHNFYHNLFVQVLRAPRLTVFVIVLFMAAGLSMFPRLGGEFLPRLEEGNIWAHAMLPNTINLPTGARLVNQMRAVFLSFPEVSSAVSQLGRPDDGTETTSFFSIEMPVDLKPEDQWPRGMTKVQLIKDIDEKLRGRFPGVSFSYSQNIEDNIDEALSGVKAGENAVKVFGYDLENDQAIASQVERVLKSVRGVTDVFMFKSLGQPNIVAAPDRAAAARYGLNSGDVAAIVQAAIGGQTATQVLEQDRSFPLVVRWKPEYRQSIEAMRNIRVNVPTGGNVPLGQIARVDAEEGASFIYRGDLQRYVPVRFSVRGRDLKSAVREAKQRVGEQVHVPEGTHLEWVGEYGELQAANRRLAIVIPIALVLIMGVLYAATLSLVNTLILMAQVPLACLGGVLALVVTGTPFSVSAAVGFISIFAIAIMDGILLNFYIHQLWNEGHSLVDSIVMGADRRFRAVMMTALVDGLGLLPAAISTRIGAQTQRPLAIVVIGGALSIALLTRVFQPTLVYLLAGPLRLTEDRREQTEPV
- a CDS encoding efflux RND transporter periplasmic adaptor subunit, translated to MTRPRVTIWRWLALAALSALLGSGPVGCGGSPPGAASDQNELQLPKLVHQGSGPVLMQMQPANLAGTTFATVSLVALPGILETSGQITFDDRKVASIISRVTGRIEEVRVSQWDYVHRGQAIATLYSPDIMTAEAEYLQAKVTSTTMSQAGPNSDEFVLSMLDAARHKLELLGIEPEQIAAIKTAAPNFVMHAPISGNVVQNQALRGSAVNPGDVLYSLGTLEDVWITADIYEDDLARVRVGQELEAVTTAYPDEVFHGTIARISPNVDPNSHVVEIRCEVKNPNFKLKPQMLARVKIVVRPGAALVVPLDALIFESENYFVYVDTGNHLLDRRTVHIATWNRQGYARVISGLNPGDRVVVQGALQVNALWHQAHGESS